GAGAAGAAGAAATTTAGTGCAGCTCGAGAAACATTTGAGCAGTATTTGGCCCAATCACCCGATGGTGCCCACGCTACCGAAGCACAGTACTACGCAGCGTATTCGGCGGTAAGACTATATAACCAAGATGGTGAAGCTCAACTGGCTGAATTTATGCGAGAGCACAGCAGCCACCCCAAAGCCTTGCGAGCTAATTATGAGCTGGGAAATTTTTATTTCAACGAGCAGCGATACGATAAGGTGATTGAGTATTTCGGGAAAACTGATACCCGTAATTTGTCGCTTACTGAAGAAGAAGTTAGAAACTTCAAGCTAGGGTACGCCTACTTTACCCAGCAAGAATTTGAAAAAGCTGAGCCACTGTTTGACCTGCTAAAAAATAGTGAAAACCCGTACCAAAGTGCGGCGCACTACTACGCCGGATACATCGCTCTGGAAAATGGTAATTACGAGGAAGCACTGAAAGACTTACGCCGGATTGAGCAGAATGAATCGTACGGGCGGGCGGTTCCATTTCTGATTGCCAATATTCTGAACCAGCAAGGCCGATACGACCAACTGAAGAGCTACGGTGAAAAAATCTTGCAGAGAGACCAAAAAGAAGTAACTAACTTTTCGGAAATTATGCTGCTGGTAGGGGAAGCTAACTATCGGCAAGAGCGTTACGCCGATGCTGAGCCATTTCTACGAAGCTACGCCGAATCCCGCAATCCGAGCCAGGACATCTTGTATCGGTTAGGGTACGCTCAGTATCAACTGGGGAAAACGGAAGAAGCGATTGAAAACCTGACTAAAGCGGCCGCCGCTCAGGATAGTATCGGGCAGTTTGCCTCCTTTTATCTGGGGGTACTGTACACTAATCAGAATAACTCGGAATATGCCGTCACTGCTTTTGAAACGGCTACTCAGCGAGGTGTCGCCCAAAAAAGTTTTGATGATGATATTCGTGAGCAGGCCCTATTCAATCTGGGGAAAACCCGGTTCGACCGGGAAGAATACGGACGGGCGATACAGTCGTTCAATCAGCTAAAAGAAGATTATCCGCAAACACAATTCGCTACTGAAGCTAATAACTTACTAAGCGAAGCGTATTTATATACCCAAAATTACGCAGAGGCGATACAGTTTATTGAAAGCCTACCCAACAAAACCTTACCCGTACGAACATCCTACCAACAGGTGAGCTACCGGGCCGGAACCCAAGCCTTCAACCAGCGGCAGTACCGGAAGGCAGTAGAACTATTTGATAAATCGCTGGAATATCCTATCGACCAGACGCTGGTAGCCGGAGCTAACTTTTGGAAGGGCGAAGCCTATTCTATTGGAAAATTTTGGGATAAAGCCATTAATGCCTACGAAGCAGCATTTCGCCGACTACAGGGCAATCGATTAGAGGGAGAAAAAGAGCTATACTATACCAAAGCTCAGTACGGAATTGGCTACGCTTACTTTAACACTAAGCAGTACAGTCAGGCTCTACGGCACTTCCAAAAGTATGTGCAGCAAAGTACATTACGGCAAAATCTCCGTAATCAGGATAAGTTTTATCTGTCAGATGCTCTACTGCGATTGGCTGACTCCTACTACGTGACCAAAAGCTATCAGCAAGCTCTGCAAACCTACGACAAGGCCATTCAAGAAGATACGCGGGAAGCCGGTTACGCCTATTACCAAAAAGGGGTGATATACGGCATTTTGGGAAACCAAGATCAGGGGATTCAGGTGCTAGATCAGGTGTTAGCTCGCTACCAAAATTCTCCTTACTACGATGATGCACTGTTTCAGAAGGCTCAGTTGCAGCTTCAGCAAGGTGACTATCAGCAGGCAACTCAAAGCTTCGGATCCCTGGTGGAAACCCAACCTCAGAGCAATCTAGTGCCCTACGCGCTGTTGCAGAGAGCACTAGCGTATTCTAATCAACAGCAGTATCGACAAGCGGAGCAAGATTACAAGAAAATATTAGATAACTACATGGCGCATTCTACCGCTAATTCGGCCATTTTGGGGTTGCAGGAGGTGACTGCCCAGAGTGGGTCAACTGATTTTCCTCGGTACTTGGCTCAGTACAAAGAAGCTAATCCTGAGGATGCCAACGTAGCCAGCATTGAGTACGAATCGGCTAAGAACCTCTATTTTTCTCAGAAGTACGACCAAGCAATTCAGCAGTTACAATCTTTTATAGAAACCTACCCGGATAACGCCAACGTACCCGAGGCGAACTACTACACCGGAGAATCATACTATCGTTTGGGGCGACTGGATGAAGCATTGGACATATACTACGCGCTGACGACGGTAGAAAATCATCCGCAAAACCAGCGAATCATGCAGCGTATTGCTGAACTGGAAAGTTCGCAGCAAAACTACGCCAATGCTGTTACCTACTTTCAGAAGTTGGCTCAAACCGCTCGTTCTAAAAAACAACAGTATAATGCTTGGCAGGGGCTGATGACTTCTTACTACCAGCTTGCTCAAGAAAACGCTAACTTACTAGACTCAGTTGATTATTACGCTCAGCAGATACTAGAGCGGGCCAACGTATCTACTAATGCCGCTAATCAGGCAAGTTTATACCGGGGACGAGCTGCTTACGAACAAGGAAATTTAGATCAGGCAGAGCCAATTCTAACCGAGTTAGCCAGTGTTACTCCCGACGAAAATGGAGCCGAAGCCCAATACTTAACCGCCCGAATCTACTACGAGCGTGGTAATTACCAGCAGTCCATTGATGCGCTTTACGAGCTAAATAAAAAGTTTGGAGCCTACGAAGATTGGCTAGGCCGGTCTTTTCTACTGATCGCTGAAAACTATCAGGCAATGGATGAAATTTTCCAGGCTAAAGCTACGCTAAATTCAATTATCGATAATTCACCTCAAGAAGACGTAGTAAGTATTGCCAAGGATCGCCTCGCGGAAATAGCGTTGGAAGAAGCTGAACAGCAGCAAAAACAGCAAGCCGCCGATAGTGCCCAGCAAGAATCGGAGAATGAGATTATTCTGGAGGAAGTCCCTCCTAAGCCTTAAATTACCCAACCTTTCGGCTTCCGGTCGGTTGTATAGCTTTAACTTTTTAACCGATTAGATATGCGTTATTTTTCATTTTTATTCTTATTTTTTGTGTTGGTAGGTTGTGCCGACAAAAAGCAGTCAGTAGAAGAGAAAGAAGAGCTGGAGGTTGAATCGGATGTAGTAGCTGGTATGGAGAAGAACGAAGTCCGGCTGGGTGAGGGAACCGTGTACGAGACGGTAGGTGATAATGAGACGCTTCATTTTTTAGAAAACGTGTTGCGTTCTACTGGTTTAGATTCCGTACTCTCCCTGGAAGGGCCTTACACGTTGTTTGCTCCTTCTGATAAAGCTTTTGAAGCGATGGTACCCGTGGGACAAAACAATTTGCCGGATGACATGGATCAGGAAGAGCTGAAAGCAATTTTAATGAACCATGTAGTGGCGGGGGAGTATCGAGCTACAGATTTGATAAATGAGGAGTCGTTATCAACCTTGGGGGGTGGTGAGCTGAAGATTACAAAAGTTGAGAACGAAATTACCATTGATAGTGCTAATGTGGTTTTTAACGATCGTATGGCTGATAATGGAGTTGTTCATATTATTGATCGGGTACTAGTACCCAACTAATATCCATCGTTGAAAATAGGCTTATTTTTCGGTTCGTTTAATCCTATTCATACGGGGCACCTAATTGTAGCCAACGTGGTTCGGCAACAGGCCAGCTTAGACCAAGTTTGGTTTGTGGTTTCACCACAGAACCCATTCAAGAAGCAGAAAGCCCTACTGAACGAAGTTGATCGGCTACGCATGGTAGAGCTGGCGGTAGAAGATAATTATGATCTTCGGCCCTGCAATGCTGAGTTTAGTATGCCTAAGCCTAGCTATACAGTTAACACCTTGGCCTATTTGAATGATCGCTACCCCCAGCATCAGTTTTACCTGATTGCGGGTAGCGATGTGCTAACGCATTTGCATCGTTGGAAGAACGCGAAAGAAATTCTTAGCTATACCCCAATTCTGATATATCCTCGCCCTAATGTGGCTGAAGAAAAAATAAAGGATGAGATCAGAAACCATCCGAATATCAAAAAAGTAGAGGCCCCGTTGTTAGATATTTCGGCTACCTTTATCCGCCGGAGCATCCGAGGTGGTTTATCGGTAAAATATCTGGTGCCCGATTTGGTAGAAGAATATATTCAAAGCCGCAAATTATATCTCTAATCAGAGAGAGAAAGATGGAGGATGGAGAACGGATGCAATCTGTATTAATTCTCCGTCTTCCTTTCTCCTTTTTTCCGTTTATACAGTCATAATCTCTTTTTCCTTGACGTGGAATACGTCGTCTATTTTTGTGGTGTATTGATTGGTAAGTTCCTGTACTTTGTCTTCGCCCCGCTTTACCTCATCTTCTGAGACACTTTCTTTCAGCAAGGCTTTGATACTGTCATTGGTATCCTTGCGAACGTTTCGTACACTAATTTTACCGTTTTCAGCTTCGGTCTTGGCTTGTTTTACCAGTTGCTGTCGCCGCTCTTCGGTAAGTGGGGGAATATTGAGTCGGATGAGTTCGCCGTCATTTTGCGGATTCAAACCCAAATCAGAGTTCATAATAGCTCGCTCGATATCTCCCAATAAGTTCTTTTCCCACGGCTTAACCATGATCGTTCGGGCATCGGGTGTAGTGATAGATGCCGTCTGATTAATGGGAGTAGGATTGCCGTAGTACTCTACCATCAGGCCATCTAGCATACCAGGGGTGGCTTTACCTGCCCTGATTTTCGCAAATGCTTGATGAACGTGGGTAAGCGACTGTTCCATCAGTTGCTGAGCTTCGTCCAAGTATAGTTCGATTTCTTCAACCATGCGTATAAAGAGTTAGGTTTCAGTATTGAAAACACATGTAAGGCAGCGAACTTACTAAAAAAAAATCTATCTTGGTACTTTGAAGATGCTCTCTATTGTGAAGATAGAAGAATACTTTGATCGTCTAAATGAATGTTGTAGCCACTATAACATCAACCAGTTATATCTGGTAGGTTCTTTCGCTTCTGGTAAAAATACTAGCAAGAGTGACATAGATTTTCTAATTAGTTTTAATGGTCTCATTAAACCTTATTCTGACAAACTTCTAAGGTTCGTGACGCCACGAACCTTAGAAGTTTGTCAGAATATCCTCTATTATAGACGATATTTCTGATCGTTACTTCGGCTTACTTGAGTTTCTTCAAAAAGAATTGCACAAAGAAGTCAATCTTATTGAAGAATCTGCTGTAAAGAACCATTTTTTACGAATCGATAGATAAGAACAAAAAGCTTCTCTATGACATTTCAAAGTGTATTGAAAACCTCTCTGTTTTTACAGAGGGGTTAGACTTCAACTGTCTTTCCGAGGTGCCCAATCCGCGTAGAAACACTTTGCTCAAGCAACACTTGCTCTCTGACACTCTCTTGCTAAGCTTGTTAGCTACCCTATCAGGCTGTGATTTAGATGAAGAGATAGAAGAATATGGTAAGAACCAAGACTGCCATGTCTGTAAACGCATCGACCTGCTGGAAGAAGTGCTGGCTTGGAAGAATATTCAGTCCATCATTATGGTACACGCCCTGCGAGAAACTGGTACCAAACAGCAAGAAGAGTACCGCTTTCATTTGAGCGATGTGGTTAAAAGACCGGCCTATTTTAACAAAAAAGTCAGGGAACACTGGGGCGTAGAGAACTCATGGCATGGCTGGGCAACTCCGTGGCACTTGGATGTCAGCTTTGATGAAGATCGTTATTACACCAACACCAAGAACGGGGCTCAGAGCCGAAATACGCTTAGAAAGCTTCAGGCAGATAGACGACAAGCACAGCATCATTGCTCGGTTAGTGCCTTTAACCTGGATCTTAACCGCTAAAATGCCCGTTGTTCTGAAATTGCGTATATTTTCTTCGCAAACCTATTATTCAGTATGAAAGAAGAGATACCTATCGCTCCCCCTAAACCCAAAAAGATGTGGCTAAAGCAGCTACCCATTAGTTTTGAGAAGAAGTTTTGGAATTCAGAAAAGATCATCAGTCTTTCAGCCTTCATTGTTAGTATTGCCACACTACTGGCTTTAATGTACCAGATACGCATATCTAGTGAGCAAAACGAACTGGTCAGGAAGCAGCAGTATGCTTCGGTATTACCTTACGTTGAAATATGGCCAGCAAATCGTAACTCTAGTCACTTTTCGCTTAGCCTAGTGAACAACGGGATAGGCCCAGCATTTATCAACGAGGTTAGAGTAGTATACGAAGGGCAGGTATATAAGAATGATCCAAGAACTTTCTACTATAGCAAAATTATTAAGACCGACACAATTCAATTTGGATACGCCGATATTATTAAGGGGCAGGTATTACCCCCCGGAGAAGCAAGAACAATGATTGAGACTAGCGTTTCGCAGATAAACTAAGGTACTGGTTCGGGCGACCTGCTGATGGTGAACGAGCTAGAGTAGAAATTATCTATTCCTCTGTTTATGGTGAACAGTGGATTACTGAAGGTATTTCAGGAATTCCTGAACCTTTATCCGTTGAAAGCCCGGAGTAATTTTCACTTAAAAAAATATAGTAATCCGAAGAAGCAACCTTAGCAGTTCTGGGTGCATCCAATATATAAACGTACTACTTTTATGAATTTACTTTTTCCGATACAACGCAGTAAATCTATATTTCTACTGATTTTTCTTTTCCCAACCTTAAGTCTTGCCCAGGGCGTGCGAGGAGATGGGAATGTGGTGACCGAAACCCGGCCAGTTTCTTCTTTTGATGCTATTGTAGTTACGGGTAGCGTCGATGTGTATCTGAGTCAGGAGGATGAAGTGTCGGTGACGGTAGAGGCTGATCAGAACTTGCAGGAGGTTATCCGAACCGAGGTGAAGGGCAGTACGCTGTATATCTCCGAGCGCAAGAATATTCGTAAGGCCGAATCGCGTAAGGTGTACGTTGGCTTTCAGGAAGTGACTAGTCTGATTGCCAAAGGAGCTACCGATATATACGGTCGTACTCCCATTCGGGGTCAGAGCCTGGAAGTAGGTATTAGCGGAGCTAGTGATGTTACCCTGGAAGTGTACGTAGATGAGCTGGTTTGTCGTGTTCAGGGAGCAGCCGATGGTTATCTGTCGGGGGAAGCTACGGCCATGATTGCTCGGGTATCCGGTTCCTCCGACCTGGAAGCGGGTGACTTAGTAAGCCAAAGCTGCCAAGTAGAAGCCTCCGGAGCATCTGATGCGTTTGTACACGCTACTGAGTCGCTGGATGCCAAAGCCAGTGGTAGCAGTGATATTGAGTATCGGGGTAATCCCCAAACCCTCCGCAAAGAAGAAAGCACCGCCGCGGATGTGAGTTCTCGGAATTGAAAGGGTGAAGGGTAGAAGGGGTGAGGGCGGAAAGATGAAGGGTGTGAGGCGGGAAGGTGAAGAGGGCTAAAACGCGTAATTTTGAGGTGTTATGAGTAAAAAGATTGAGGGGTTTGAGGATTTAGAAGTTTGGCAAAAGAGTACAGCATTAGCACTAACTTTATATCAGCAGCTAAAAAGAGTTTATTCAGTTTCTGTATATTGCCCGAGGTTCTTATGCCGAACTGTGAACTCAAATCTACATTGCTTCTCAGGTAGAAATACTGACTCCAGACACAGCGAAAGAACTTCATACCCAAACCCAACAAATTTCAGCCGTGCTGTACAACCTAATCCAGTACCGCCGAAAATTCACCTAACACTCCAACCTTCTACCCTTTCACTCTCCCACCCTCTACCTCGTACCCTTCAACCCTTCACTTAACATTATCACCCCACGTGAGTTGAAAAAATATGGCTGATTCTTTGAGTATATTGGTAGTAGGAGCTACCGGGCGCACCGGGGCAGAAATTGTAAGTAAGCTGCACAATGCTGGGCACACTGTGCATGCGCTGGTAAGAAATACCGCTAAAGCCCAACGACTACTCGCTTCTGACATTCACCTGATTGAACATGATCTGCAAGATTATTCGGGCTACGATACCATTGTCCAGGGGAAAGATATTATCGTATATGCTGCTGGCTCTACGTCCTTCAGGAGTTACTACTTTGGAAAGAATACGCCCAAGCATATTGATTACCAGAGTGTGCGACAGATGGCAATGGCGGCTGAGAACCACTCCGTAAAGCAGTTTATCCTGATATCATCTATGGGCGTAACCCATCCGTTTTTCTTTCTTAACATATTCGGGCGGGTGCTCACCTGGAAGCTACGAGGAGAAAATGCGCTCCGCAGTACCCACCTAAACTACGTTATTATTCGTCCGGGTAAGCTGATAGATGAAGGCTATACGCCGGAGCAGTGCGTCCTTTACCAGGACGATAAAATTCGTAACCAGGCTATTAGCCGAGAAGAAGTAGCCGAAATTACCAAGCAGTGCGTAGCCAATCCCGATTTGGTACGAGTGACGTTTGAGCTGATTAAAGACGAATCGCTAGCTGCTGAACCACTTTCTGCTAAGTTTGCCCGACTTATTCCCGACCAAAACCGCACCCCCTACACCCAAGTGAAAGTAACAGCTTGAAAGAAGGTGATTTGAGCGGAAAGCTTTTGATATGGAGCGGTGAGTAATATGGGGGTTGGAATGAAGTGCTTAGCGGACTTCGGTCTCCCGACTCCGGTTGCCGGCCTCTGTGATTATCGGAAGCGGAAGACCTCGGGTTTACGAACGTCAAAGTCTAGAAAGTCAGGAATGGGAATACTCCCAACCCGAAAGCCGAACCAGCTTTCACCTTCGGGAGTGCGAGGGTAAA
This region of Tunicatimonas pelagia genomic DNA includes:
- a CDS encoding head GIN domain-containing protein; translation: MNLLFPIQRSKSIFLLIFLFPTLSLAQGVRGDGNVVTETRPVSSFDAIVVTGSVDVYLSQEDEVSVTVEADQNLQEVIRTEVKGSTLYISERKNIRKAESRKVYVGFQEVTSLIAKGATDIYGRTPIRGQSLEVGISGASDVTLEVYVDELVCRVQGAADGYLSGEATAMIARVSGSSDLEAGDLVSQSCQVEASGASDAFVHATESLDAKASGSSDIEYRGNPQTLRKEESTAADVSSRN
- the frr gene encoding ribosome recycling factor, encoding MVEEIELYLDEAQQLMEQSLTHVHQAFAKIRAGKATPGMLDGLMVEYYGNPTPINQTASITTPDARTIMVKPWEKNLLGDIERAIMNSDLGLNPQNDGELIRLNIPPLTEERRQQLVKQAKTEAENGKISVRNVRKDTNDSIKALLKESVSEDEVKRGEDKVQELTNQYTTKIDDVFHVKEKEIMTV
- a CDS encoding nucleotidyltransferase domain-containing protein codes for the protein MLSIVKIEEYFDRLNECCSHYNINQLYLVGSFASGKNTSKSDIDFLISFNGLIKPYSDKLLRFVTPRTLEVCQNILYYRRYF
- a CDS encoding SDR family oxidoreductase, translating into MADSLSILVVGATGRTGAEIVSKLHNAGHTVHALVRNTAKAQRLLASDIHLIEHDLQDYSGYDTIVQGKDIIVYAAGSTSFRSYYFGKNTPKHIDYQSVRQMAMAAENHSVKQFILISSMGVTHPFFFLNIFGRVLTWKLRGENALRSTHLNYVIIRPGKLIDEGYTPEQCVLYQDDKIRNQAISREEVAEITKQCVANPDLVRVTFELIKDESLAAEPLSAKFARLIPDQNRTPYTQVKVTA
- a CDS encoding ISAs1 family transposase, with the translated sequence MPNPRRNTLLKQHLLSDTLLLSLLATLSGCDLDEEIEEYGKNQDCHVCKRIDLLEEVLAWKNIQSIIMVHALRETGTKQQEEYRFHLSDVVKRPAYFNKKVREHWGVENSWHGWATPWHLDVSFDEDRYYTNTKNGAQSRNTLRKLQADRRQAQHHCSVSAFNLDLNR
- a CDS encoding tetratricopeptide repeat protein; this encodes MKQAIFFVLMSLSIPGFSQEYLAEAVPGRMYQQGVDLLEKKKFSAARETFEQYLAQSPDGAHATEAQYYAAYSAVRLYNQDGEAQLAEFMREHSSHPKALRANYELGNFYFNEQRYDKVIEYFGKTDTRNLSLTEEEVRNFKLGYAYFTQQEFEKAEPLFDLLKNSENPYQSAAHYYAGYIALENGNYEEALKDLRRIEQNESYGRAVPFLIANILNQQGRYDQLKSYGEKILQRDQKEVTNFSEIMLLVGEANYRQERYADAEPFLRSYAESRNPSQDILYRLGYAQYQLGKTEEAIENLTKAAAAQDSIGQFASFYLGVLYTNQNNSEYAVTAFETATQRGVAQKSFDDDIREQALFNLGKTRFDREEYGRAIQSFNQLKEDYPQTQFATEANNLLSEAYLYTQNYAEAIQFIESLPNKTLPVRTSYQQVSYRAGTQAFNQRQYRKAVELFDKSLEYPIDQTLVAGANFWKGEAYSIGKFWDKAINAYEAAFRRLQGNRLEGEKELYYTKAQYGIGYAYFNTKQYSQALRHFQKYVQQSTLRQNLRNQDKFYLSDALLRLADSYYVTKSYQQALQTYDKAIQEDTREAGYAYYQKGVIYGILGNQDQGIQVLDQVLARYQNSPYYDDALFQKAQLQLQQGDYQQATQSFGSLVETQPQSNLVPYALLQRALAYSNQQQYRQAEQDYKKILDNYMAHSTANSAILGLQEVTAQSGSTDFPRYLAQYKEANPEDANVASIEYESAKNLYFSQKYDQAIQQLQSFIETYPDNANVPEANYYTGESYYRLGRLDEALDIYYALTTVENHPQNQRIMQRIAELESSQQNYANAVTYFQKLAQTARSKKQQYNAWQGLMTSYYQLAQENANLLDSVDYYAQQILERANVSTNAANQASLYRGRAAYEQGNLDQAEPILTELASVTPDENGAEAQYLTARIYYERGNYQQSIDALYELNKKFGAYEDWLGRSFLLIAENYQAMDEIFQAKATLNSIIDNSPQEDVVSIAKDRLAEIALEEAEQQQKQQAADSAQQESENEIILEEVPPKP
- a CDS encoding fasciclin domain-containing protein; this encodes MRYFSFLFLFFVLVGCADKKQSVEEKEELEVESDVVAGMEKNEVRLGEGTVYETVGDNETLHFLENVLRSTGLDSVLSLEGPYTLFAPSDKAFEAMVPVGQNNLPDDMDQEELKAILMNHVVAGEYRATDLINEESLSTLGGGELKITKVENEITIDSANVVFNDRMADNGVVHIIDRVLVPN
- the nadD gene encoding nicotinate (nicotinamide) nucleotide adenylyltransferase, which produces MKIGLFFGSFNPIHTGHLIVANVVRQQASLDQVWFVVSPQNPFKKQKALLNEVDRLRMVELAVEDNYDLRPCNAEFSMPKPSYTVNTLAYLNDRYPQHQFYLIAGSDVLTHLHRWKNAKEILSYTPILIYPRPNVAEEKIKDEIRNHPNIKKVEAPLLDISATFIRRSIRGGLSVKYLVPDLVEEYIQSRKLYL